One genomic segment of Vespa velutina chromosome 10, iVesVel2.1, whole genome shotgun sequence includes these proteins:
- the LOC124952536 gene encoding exonuclease 3'-5' domain-containing protein 2 isoform X2 — MCLEYLGTKIEKLIEVRCGDWDADTLSDDQVAYAACDAMASILIYHQIMREAKEKLSLVEKFVIYLWKIWFKDDAMKFHGLPAGLIDMRFKGHKTNITSNNNNGINKYHKNIINNIVINEGLNINEHESNIPIRKKPLYHNCYLQAPDGDILCTCDRKKAEWYIKKNLADVVEEQPFTVRLKFEPSGRALGEVGQYYTQIKINQCVVCGASENFIRKNVVPREYRKYFPLVMKAHQSHDVLLLCPTCHENSKSHDLQLRRKLADMCNAPLAGPLTHTNWKKLHCAIKALRNEPMLPLQRQEELTNIILEYAGQQEITPNLLNSLDEELKSALSSSINQSKQQPHGLKVVQWFEEREGGLVELERIWREHFLTTMKPQHLPNLWSVRHNQERLTIRQTQNRIDPQDAKVAGLIY; from the exons ATGTGTTTAGAATATCTCGgtacaaaaatagaaaaattaatagaagtGAGATGTGGTGATTGGGATGCGGATACTCTTTCTGACGATCAAGTAGCTTATGCCGCTTGTGATGCCATGGCATCAATTCTTATTTATCATcag atAATGCGAGAagctaaagaaaaattatcattagttgagaaatttgtaatatatttatggaaGATTTGGTTTAAAGATGATGCCATGAAATTTCATGGTTTACCTGCGGGATTAATTGATATGAG GTTCAAGGGTCACAAAACAAATATAACTtccaataataacaatggtattaataaatatcacaagaatattataaataatattgtaattaacgaaggattaaatataaatgaacatGAAAGTAATATACCTATAAGGAAAAAACCATTATATCATAATTGCTATTTACAAGCACCAGATGGAGATATATTGTGTACATGTGACCGTAAAAAAGCAGAGtggtatataaagaaaaatttagcAGATGTTGTTGAAGAACAACCCTTTACAGTAAGATTGAAATTTGAACCATCAGGACGTGCATTAGGAGAAGTTGGTCAATATTATAcacaaatcaaaattaatcaatGTGTTGTTTGTGGTGCTTCAGAAAactttattcgaaaaaatgtAGTACCAAGAGAATATCGCAAATATTTCCCAT tGGTAATGAAAGCTCATCAATCTCAcgatgtattattattgtgtcCAACATGTCATGAGAATAGCAAAAGTCATGATCTGCAGCTCAGAAGAAAGCTTGCAGATATGTGCAATGCTCCTTTAGCAGGTCCACTTACTCATACAAATTGGAAGAAATTACATTGTGCTATTAAAGCTTTACGTAATGAACCAATGTTACCACTTCAACGACAAGAAGAACttacaaatattatcttaGAATATGCAGGACAACAAGAAATTACTCCAAATCTGCTTAATTCATTGGATGAAGAATTGAAAAGTGCTCTATCTTCatcaattaatcaatcaaagCAACAACCACATGGCTTAAAA GTAGTTCAATGGTTTGAAGAAAGGGAAGGCGGTCTTGTAGAATTGGAAAGAATTTGGAGAGAACATTTTCTAACCACCATGAAGCCACAACATTTACCAAATTTGTGGTCAGTAAGGCATAATCAAGAACGACTAACTATTCGTCAAACACAAAATAGAATAGATCCCCAAGATGCAAAGGTAGCAGGATTAATATATTAA
- the LOC124952536 gene encoding exonuclease 3'-5' domain-containing protein 2 isoform X1, which translates to MLQIRKNMFLVCVTVGLVLLASKYRNNMLRGVKKIYSSIKRRSNKSNNNDKKEVKIELSQIILADSLEKSDYAIQRIYCNLSDGILGFDCEWVNEGPVSLLQLATHNGVCALFRINKIGFIPPRLQELLASKRILKVGVAPFEDGQKIIKDHGCAVLGTLDLRRLAECFQLPTPKSLAAMCLEYLGTKIEKLIEVRCGDWDADTLSDDQVAYAACDAMASILIYHQIMREAKEKLSLVEKFVIYLWKIWFKDDAMKFHGLPAGLIDMRFKGHKTNITSNNNNGINKYHKNIINNIVINEGLNINEHESNIPIRKKPLYHNCYLQAPDGDILCTCDRKKAEWYIKKNLADVVEEQPFTVRLKFEPSGRALGEVGQYYTQIKINQCVVCGASENFIRKNVVPREYRKYFPLVMKAHQSHDVLLLCPTCHENSKSHDLQLRRKLADMCNAPLAGPLTHTNWKKLHCAIKALRNEPMLPLQRQEELTNIILEYAGQQEITPNLLNSLDEELKSALSSSINQSKQQPHGLKVVQWFEEREGGLVELERIWREHFLTTMKPQHLPNLWSVRHNQERLTIRQTQNRIDPQDAKVAGLIY; encoded by the exons atgcttcaaatacgaaaaaatatgtttcttgTTTGCGTAACTGTGGGGCTAGTCCTCTTAGCTtcgaaatatcgtaataacaTGCTTCGAGGtgtcaaaaaaatatattccagTATAAAACGTAGAAGTAATAAATcgaacaataacgataaaaaagaagttaaaattgaattaagtCAAATTATTCTAGCTGACTCTTTAGAGAAAAGCGATTACGCTATTCAACGTATTTATTG CAATTTATCTGATGGTATATTAGGTTTTGATTGTGAATGGGTAAACGAAGGGCCCGTGTCCCTACTCCAACTTGCTACACATAATGGAGTATGTGCtttatttcgtattaataaaattggatTCATTCCTCCAAGATTAcag gaattaCTAGCTAGTAAGCGTATACTTAAGGTTGGTGTAGCTCCATTTGAAGATGgacagaaaataataaaagatcatGGATGTGCAGTTTTGGGTACTCTTGATTTAAGAAGATTAGCAGAGTGCTTTCAACTTCCTACTCCTAAAAGTTTGGCAGCAATGTGTTTAGAATATCTCGgtacaaaaatagaaaaattaatagaagtGAGATGTGGTGATTGGGATGCGGATACTCTTTCTGACGATCAAGTAGCTTATGCCGCTTGTGATGCCATGGCATCAATTCTTATTTATCATcag atAATGCGAGAagctaaagaaaaattatcattagttgagaaatttgtaatatatttatggaaGATTTGGTTTAAAGATGATGCCATGAAATTTCATGGTTTACCTGCGGGATTAATTGATATGAG GTTCAAGGGTCACAAAACAAATATAACTtccaataataacaatggtattaataaatatcacaagaatattataaataatattgtaattaacgaaggattaaatataaatgaacatGAAAGTAATATACCTATAAGGAAAAAACCATTATATCATAATTGCTATTTACAAGCACCAGATGGAGATATATTGTGTACATGTGACCGTAAAAAAGCAGAGtggtatataaagaaaaatttagcAGATGTTGTTGAAGAACAACCCTTTACAGTAAGATTGAAATTTGAACCATCAGGACGTGCATTAGGAGAAGTTGGTCAATATTATAcacaaatcaaaattaatcaatGTGTTGTTTGTGGTGCTTCAGAAAactttattcgaaaaaatgtAGTACCAAGAGAATATCGCAAATATTTCCCAT tGGTAATGAAAGCTCATCAATCTCAcgatgtattattattgtgtcCAACATGTCATGAGAATAGCAAAAGTCATGATCTGCAGCTCAGAAGAAAGCTTGCAGATATGTGCAATGCTCCTTTAGCAGGTCCACTTACTCATACAAATTGGAAGAAATTACATTGTGCTATTAAAGCTTTACGTAATGAACCAATGTTACCACTTCAACGACAAGAAGAACttacaaatattatcttaGAATATGCAGGACAACAAGAAATTACTCCAAATCTGCTTAATTCATTGGATGAAGAATTGAAAAGTGCTCTATCTTCatcaattaatcaatcaaagCAACAACCACATGGCTTAAAA GTAGTTCAATGGTTTGAAGAAAGGGAAGGCGGTCTTGTAGAATTGGAAAGAATTTGGAGAGAACATTTTCTAACCACCATGAAGCCACAACATTTACCAAATTTGTGGTCAGTAAGGCATAATCAAGAACGACTAACTATTCGTCAAACACAAAATAGAATAGATCCCCAAGATGCAAAGGTAGCAGGATTAATATATTAA
- the LOC124952542 gene encoding DNA excision repair protein ERCC-1: MSNKRESTNCQNSLSSKQIKPNECAENPGPSTKKTNVRLNTLLVSPKQKGNPLLKFIINIPWEYSEIVPDYVMGKTTCALFLSIRYHQLNPDYIHDRLKLLGNAYNLRVLLVQVDVADPHHALKHLTRICILADLTLMLAWNAEDAGKIIETYKIYENKPPDIIMDRSGTAPYQKLINAFTTVRSVNKTDATTLLSTFGTLKDIANASTDTLALCPGFSFLKAERLHKVLHEPFLQMEKSEK, from the exons atgagcaataaaagagagagtacTAATTGTCAAAATTCTTTATCATCCAAACAAATAAAACCTAATGAATGTGCTG aaaatCCAGGACCGTCGACAAAGAAGACTAATGTACGACTTAATACTCTTCTTGTTAGTCCAAAACAA aaaGGGAATCCTttgttgaaatttataatcaatataccTTGGGAATATTCTGAAATTGTACCAGATTATGTGATGGGAAAGACTACATGtgctctttttttatcgataagatATCATCAATTAAATCCAGATTACATTCATGATCGTCTGAAATTATTAGGTAATGCGTACAATCTTCGAGTACTTTTGGTTCAG GTAGATGTTGCTGATCCACATCATGCATTAAAACATTTGACACGGATATGTATACTTGCTGATTTAACGTTAATGTTAGCTTGGAACGCAGAGGATGCAGGAAAGATTATAGAaacttataaaatttatgagaaCAAACCACCTGATATAATAATGGATCGCAGCGGAACAGCTCCTTatcaaaaa tTGATTAACGCTTTTACTACGGTTAGGTCTGTTAACAAAACAGATGCAACTACACTTTTGTCAACATTTGGCACATTGAAAGATATAGCTAATGCATCAACTGATACCTTAGCTTTATGTCCTGGATTTAGTTTTTTAAAAGCAGAACGACTACATAAAGTATTGCATGAGCCATTTTTACAAATGGAGAAATCAGAAAAATAA
- the LOC124952270 gene encoding phospholipase A1 produces MNLKYLLLFFCLVQVLHYCYSYGDPSNELDRGLLPKCKLVPEQISFILSTRENRNGVFLTLDSLKKGGILNKSDLSSTQVVFLIHGFISSANNSNYMDMTKALLEKNDCMVISIDWRNGACTNEFQILKFIGYPKAVENTRTVGKYIADFSKLLMQKYKVSLANIRLIGHSLGAQIAGFAGKEYQKFKLGKYPEIIGLDPAGPLFKSNDCSQRICETDAHYVQIIHTSNNLGTERTLGTVDFYMNNGYNQPGCYYSFIGETCSHTRAVQYFTECIRHECCLIGVPQSKNPQPVSKCTRNECVCVGLNAKRYPKTGSFYVPVESKAPYCNNKGKKI; encoded by the exons atgaatttaaaatacctattattatttttttgtttagtgCAAGTGCTACATTATTGCTATTCATATG GTGATCCATCAAACGAATTAGATAGAGGCCTGCTTCCAAAATGTAAACTTGTTCCTGAGcagatttcatttattctctctactag agaAAATCGGAATGGTGTTTTTCTTACGCTAGATAGTTTAAAGAAAGGcggaatattaaataaatctgaTCTATCATCGACTCAAGTTGTATTCCTTATACATGGTTTCATTTCATCTgcaaataattcaaattacaTGGATATGACAAAAGCTTTgttagaaaaa aatgATTGTATGGTAATCTCGATCGATTGGAGGAATGGCGCTTGTACTAATGAATTTCAAATTCTTAAGTTTATTGGTTATCCTAAGGCCGTAGAAAATACACGTACAGTTGGAAAATATATTGCTGA TTTTAGCAAGTTACTCATGCAAAAGTATAAAGTGTCACTGGCAAATATACGATTGATCGGGCATAGTTTAGGGGCACAAATAGCAGGTTTTGCAGGGAAAGAATATCAAAAGTTTAAGTTAGGAAAATATCCTGAAATTATTGGGCTTGATCCTGCTGGGCCTTTGTTCAAGTCAAATGATTGTTCCCAGAGAATCTGTGAGACAGACGCACATTATGTtcaaattatacatacatcaaACAATTTAGGTACAGAGAGAACTCTTGGTACCGTCGATTTCTACATGAATAACGGATATAATCAACCTGGTTGCtattatt CTTTTATTGGAGAAACTTGCTCTCATACGAGAGCCGTGCAATACTTTACCGAGTGTATAAGACATGAATGTTGTTTAATTGGGGTCCCACAGtcaaa gAATCCGCAGCCTGTTTCGAAGTGCACAAGAAACGAGTGCGTTTGCGTTGGATTAAACGCAAAAAGATATCCTAAAACTGGCTCATTTTATGTACCGGTTGAAAGTAAAGCTCCCTATTGCAataacaaaggaaagaaaatttaa
- the LOC124952170 gene encoding phospholipase A1 1: protein MNLKYLLFFCSVQALNYCYAYGDPSLSNELDRFNPCPYSDDTVKMIILTRENKKHDFYTLNTIKKHNEFKKSTIKHQVVFITHGFTSSATAENFLAMAEALIDKGNYLVILIDWRVAACTNEIAGVKLAYYSYAASNTRLVGNYIATVTKMLVQQYNVPMANIRLIGHSLGAHTSGFAGKKVQELRLGKYSEIIGLDPAGPSFKSKECSQRICETDANYVQIIHTSNHLGTLITLGTVDFYMNNGYNQPGCGLPIIGETCSHTRAVKYFTECIKHECCLIGVPQSKNPLPVSKCTRNECVCVGLNAKTYPKTGSFYVPVESKAPYCNNKGKKI from the exons atgaatttaaaatacttattatttttttgttcagtACAAGCGCTAAATTATTGTTACGCATATG GTGATCCGTCATTATCAAATGAATTAGATAGATTCAACCCATGTCCTTACAGTGATGATACTGTGAAGATGATTATTTTAACAAG ggaaaataaaaaacatgatTTTTATACACTCAATACAATAAAGAAACATAATGAATTCAAGAAATCAACTATAAAACATCAAGTTGTATTCATTACGCATGGTTTTACTTCATCTGCAACCGCAGAAAATTTCCTAGCTATGGCAGAAGCTTTGATAGATAAA GGTAATTATCTCGTAATCTTGATCGATTGGCGGGTGGCTGCTTGTACTAATGAAATTGCAGGTGTGAAACTTGCATATTACAGTTATGCCGCCAGTAATACACGTTTGGTTGGAAATTATATCGCTAC GGTTACCAAGATGCTTGTACAACAATATAATGTACCGATGGCAAATATACGATTGATCGGACACAGTTTGGGCGCACATACTTCAGGTTTTGCAGGCAAAAAAGTTCAAGAGTTAAGATTAGGAAAATATTCTGAAATTATTGGGCTTGATCCTGCTGGGCCTTCATTCAAGTCAAAGGAATGTTCTCAGAGAATCTGCGAGACAGACGCAAATTATGTtcaaattatacatacatcaaATCATTTAGGAACACTGATAACCCTTGGAACTGTCGATTTCTACATGAATAACGGATATAATCAACCCGGTTGCGGacttc CTATTATTGGAGAAACTTGCTCTCATACGAGAGCCGTGAAATACTTTACCGAGTGTATAAAACATGAATGTTGTTTAATTGGAGTCCCACAAtcaaa GAATCCGCTGCCTGTTTCGAAGTGCACAAGAAACGAGTGCGTTTGCGTTGGATTAAACGCAAAGACATATCCTAAAACTGGCTCATTTTATGTACCAGTTGAAAGTAAAGCTCCCTATTGCAATAACAAAggtaagaaaatttaa
- the LOC124952168 gene encoding phospholipase A1 1-like isoform X1 encodes MNLKYLLFFCLVQALNYCYAYGKLSGDPSLSNELDRFNPCSYNDDTVKMIILTRENRTHNFYTLDAIKKHNEFKKSIIKRPIVFLTHGFISSPIAKNFVAMSKALLNKDDFLLILIDWRVAACTYELSGIKYAYYPIAVKNIRLVGNYIATVTKMLVQQYNVPMANIRLIGHSLGAHVSSFAGKKVQELTLGKYSEIIGLDPAGPFFQSNDCSQRICETDANYVQIIHTSRFKGTLRTLGTVDFYMNNGYNQPGCSLIDGDSCSHARAVEYFTECIRHECCLIGVPQSKNPQPVSTCTRNECVCVGLNAKTYPKTGSFYVPVESKAPYCNNKGKKI; translated from the exons atgaatttaaaatacttattatttttttgtttagtaCAAGCGCTAAATTATTGCTACGCGTATGGTAAATTGTCtg GTGATCCGTCATTATCAAATGAATTAGATAGATTCAACCCATGTTCTTACAATGATGATACTGTGAAGATGATTATTTTAACAAG GGAAAACCGAactcataatttttatacccTAGATGCAATAAAGAAACACAATGAATTTAAGAAATCAATCATAAAACGTCCAATTGTTTTCCTTACACATGGTTTTATTTCATCTCCAATCGCAAAAAATTTCGTGGCTATGTCAAAGGCTTTGTTAAATAAA gatgattttcttttaatcttgaTCGATTGGCGTGTGGCTGCTTGTACTTATGAATTATCAGGTATTAAGTATGCATATTATCCTATTGCCGTCAAAAATATACGCTTAGTTGGAAATTATATCGCTAC GGTTACCAAGATGCTTGTACAACAATATAATGTGCCAATGGCAAATATACGATTGATTGGACACAGTTTAGGAGCACATGTTTCAAGTTTTGCAGGCAAAAAAGTTCAAGAGTTAACATTAGGAAAATATTCGGAAATTATTGGGCTTGATCCTGCTGGGCCTTTCTTCCAGTCAAATGATTGTTCCCAGAGAATCTGTGAGACAGATGCAAATTATGTtcaaattatacatacatcaaGGTTTAAAGGAACATTGAGAACCCTTGGAACTGTCGATTTCTACATGAATAACGGATATAATCAACCTGGTTGttctc TTATTGATGGAGACTCTTGTTCTCATGCGAGAGCCGTGGAATACTTTACCGAGTGCATAAGACATGAATGTTGTTTAATTGGAGTCCCACAGtcaaa GAATCCTCAACCTGTTTCGACGTGCACAAGAAATGAGTGCGTTTGCGTTGGATTAAATGCAAAGACATATCCTAAAACTGGCTCATTTTATGTACCGGTTGAAAGTAAAGCTCCCTATTGCAataacaaaggaaagaaaatttaa
- the LOC124952168 gene encoding phospholipase A1 1-like isoform X2, translating to MNLKYLLFFCLVQALNYCYAYGDPSLSNELDRFNPCSYNDDTVKMIILTRENRTHNFYTLDAIKKHNEFKKSIIKRPIVFLTHGFISSPIAKNFVAMSKALLNKDDFLLILIDWRVAACTYELSGIKYAYYPIAVKNIRLVGNYIATVTKMLVQQYNVPMANIRLIGHSLGAHVSSFAGKKVQELTLGKYSEIIGLDPAGPFFQSNDCSQRICETDANYVQIIHTSRFKGTLRTLGTVDFYMNNGYNQPGCSLIDGDSCSHARAVEYFTECIRHECCLIGVPQSKNPQPVSTCTRNECVCVGLNAKTYPKTGSFYVPVESKAPYCNNKGKKI from the exons atgaatttaaaatacttattatttttttgtttagtaCAAGCGCTAAATTATTGCTACGCGTATG GTGATCCGTCATTATCAAATGAATTAGATAGATTCAACCCATGTTCTTACAATGATGATACTGTGAAGATGATTATTTTAACAAG GGAAAACCGAactcataatttttatacccTAGATGCAATAAAGAAACACAATGAATTTAAGAAATCAATCATAAAACGTCCAATTGTTTTCCTTACACATGGTTTTATTTCATCTCCAATCGCAAAAAATTTCGTGGCTATGTCAAAGGCTTTGTTAAATAAA gatgattttcttttaatcttgaTCGATTGGCGTGTGGCTGCTTGTACTTATGAATTATCAGGTATTAAGTATGCATATTATCCTATTGCCGTCAAAAATATACGCTTAGTTGGAAATTATATCGCTAC GGTTACCAAGATGCTTGTACAACAATATAATGTGCCAATGGCAAATATACGATTGATTGGACACAGTTTAGGAGCACATGTTTCAAGTTTTGCAGGCAAAAAAGTTCAAGAGTTAACATTAGGAAAATATTCGGAAATTATTGGGCTTGATCCTGCTGGGCCTTTCTTCCAGTCAAATGATTGTTCCCAGAGAATCTGTGAGACAGATGCAAATTATGTtcaaattatacatacatcaaGGTTTAAAGGAACATTGAGAACCCTTGGAACTGTCGATTTCTACATGAATAACGGATATAATCAACCTGGTTGttctc TTATTGATGGAGACTCTTGTTCTCATGCGAGAGCCGTGGAATACTTTACCGAGTGCATAAGACATGAATGTTGTTTAATTGGAGTCCCACAGtcaaa GAATCCTCAACCTGTTTCGACGTGCACAAGAAATGAGTGCGTTTGCGTTGGATTAAATGCAAAGACATATCCTAAAACTGGCTCATTTTATGTACCGGTTGAAAGTAAAGCTCCCTATTGCAataacaaaggaaagaaaatttaa
- the LOC124952168 gene encoding phospholipase A1-like isoform X3 produces MVNCLVFYKINCDPSLSNELDRFNPCSYNDDTVKMIILTRENRTHNFYTLDAIKKHNEFKKSIIKRPIVFLTHGFISSPIAKNFVAMSKALLNKDDFLLILIDWRVAACTYELSGIKYAYYPIAVKNIRLVGNYIATVTKMLVQQYNVPMANIRLIGHSLGAHVSSFAGKKVQELTLGKYSEIIGLDPAGPFFQSNDCSQRICETDANYVQIIHTSRFKGTLRTLGTVDFYMNNGYNQPGCSLIDGDSCSHARAVEYFTECIRHECCLIGVPQSKNPQPVSTCTRNECVCVGLNAKTYPKTGSFYVPVESKAPYCNNKGKKI; encoded by the exons ATGGTAAATTGTCtggtattttataaaattaatt GTGATCCGTCATTATCAAATGAATTAGATAGATTCAACCCATGTTCTTACAATGATGATACTGTGAAGATGATTATTTTAACAAG GGAAAACCGAactcataatttttatacccTAGATGCAATAAAGAAACACAATGAATTTAAGAAATCAATCATAAAACGTCCAATTGTTTTCCTTACACATGGTTTTATTTCATCTCCAATCGCAAAAAATTTCGTGGCTATGTCAAAGGCTTTGTTAAATAAA gatgattttcttttaatcttgaTCGATTGGCGTGTGGCTGCTTGTACTTATGAATTATCAGGTATTAAGTATGCATATTATCCTATTGCCGTCAAAAATATACGCTTAGTTGGAAATTATATCGCTAC GGTTACCAAGATGCTTGTACAACAATATAATGTGCCAATGGCAAATATACGATTGATTGGACACAGTTTAGGAGCACATGTTTCAAGTTTTGCAGGCAAAAAAGTTCAAGAGTTAACATTAGGAAAATATTCGGAAATTATTGGGCTTGATCCTGCTGGGCCTTTCTTCCAGTCAAATGATTGTTCCCAGAGAATCTGTGAGACAGATGCAAATTATGTtcaaattatacatacatcaaGGTTTAAAGGAACATTGAGAACCCTTGGAACTGTCGATTTCTACATGAATAACGGATATAATCAACCTGGTTGttctc TTATTGATGGAGACTCTTGTTCTCATGCGAGAGCCGTGGAATACTTTACCGAGTGCATAAGACATGAATGTTGTTTAATTGGAGTCCCACAGtcaaa GAATCCTCAACCTGTTTCGACGTGCACAAGAAATGAGTGCGTTTGCGTTGGATTAAATGCAAAGACATATCCTAAAACTGGCTCATTTTATGTACCGGTTGAAAGTAAAGCTCCCTATTGCAataacaaaggaaagaaaatttaa
- the LOC124952171 gene encoding phospholipase A1-like, protein MNSKYLILFICFVQVLHYYYADGKSLIPDSISSLIPSNGSVIPDSISSLVPSKDKVIPDCFFGIETIDFILFTRQNSNGTLLTLQNLTDDNVFDKSQLSCPLIFLIHGFLSSANNSNYKDMANEIIKKYNALIISIDWKKGACSTGVSLLQYAGYFKAVENTRIVGQYIANFTKVLVEKYKMPMSNIRLIGHSLGAQVAGFAGKEVQKLKLGNYPLIVGLDPAGPFFNLNSCSQRICETDADYVEIVHTSLPLGTERTLGTIDFYVNDGIYQPSCNIVDISCSHTKAVIYFTECIKQECCLIGIPWDNRSQAISTCTKDKCVCIGLNVNNYPARGKFYVPVKSDYPYCNNNGTVL, encoded by the exons ATGAATTCAAAATACTTGATATTGTTCATATGTTTTGTGCAAgtgttacattattattacgcGGATG GTAAATCATTGATACCAGATTCAATATCGTCGTTGATTCCATCAAACGGGAGTGTGATACCGGATTCAATATCGTCGTTGGTTCCATCAAAAGACAAAGTGATACCAGATTGTTTCTTCGGTATTGAAACGATtgactttattttattcacaCG acaAAACAGCAATGGCACTCTTCTTACGTTACAAAATCTAACGGACGACAATGTATTTGACAAATCTCAGCTATCATGTCCACTTATATTCCTTATACACGGTTTCCTTTCATCTgcaaataattcaaattacaAGGATATggcgaatgaaataataaaaaaa tATAATGCACTCATAATCTCAATTGATTGGAAAAAGGGTGCTTGTAGTACTGGAGTTTCACTTCTCCAGTACGCTGGTTATTTCAAAGCTGTTGAAAATACACGTATTGTTGGACAATATATCGCTAA TTTCACCAAGGTActtgtagaaaaatataaaatgccAATGTCAAATATACGATTGATTGGGCACAGTTTGGGAGCACAAGTAGCAGGTTTTGCGGGGAAAGAAGTTCAAAAGTTAAAATTAGGAAATTATCCTTTAATTGTCGGGCTCGATCCTGCTGGgccatttttcaatttgaatagTTGTTCTCAAAGAATCTGCGAGACAGATGCGGATTATGTAGAAATTGTACATACATCGCTTCCATTAGGAACAGAGAGAACCCTTGGTACCATTGATTTTTATGTGAATGATGGAATTTATCAACCTAGTTGCAATATcg TGGATATATCCTGTTCTCATACGAAAGCCGTGATATATTTTACCGAGTGCATAAAACAAGAATGTTGTTTAATTGGAATACCGTGGGATAA tcGTTCGCAGGCTATTTCGACTTGTACAAAGGATAAATGCGTTTGTATTggattaaatgtaaataattatcctGCTAGAGGTAAATTTTATGTACCAGTTAAAAGTGATTATCCCTATTGCAATAACAATGGCACAGTACtttaa